TACAGTATATTTTACAATATGCAATATATAGTTTGCATTATGATTATTATAGTTTGCTTTTTTATAAACAACTGTACTATTTATTTCTTAAATTAAAAAGCTAATTAGCCTTAACTTGGAGTGAATACTTTAAACGCCCAGAATTACTAGCAAACTCAATCCTGATGTTGTTCTCTAATATAATCTTTTCGAAAACGACCATTTCTCCCAAACACCCTCCTCCACTTCGATCAAACTCACAGTTTGCTCTAGGACAAAACGTCTGTTTGAGCTCTTTGGACCCTTTCATTTTGCCTTTTTGCGAAGATGAACCTTCTTTGGCTGTACGGTACGCTATGCCTATCAAATGATAGGAGGAAGGTAACATGAAGACACGCGATTGTCAGTTATATGCGCAACTAAATCACTTCGCAACAAAGGGGGAGTTTCAAGAAGCAGTGGGACTGCACTTAGCCCTTTATTCAGAGAAATTTACAACAGGCGAGCGGATCGCACTAGATCACTTGATTCGCATAAGCAGCGTAAATCATGGTGTAGCGGAGTTGAGAATTTGTAAATTGGTTAAAGCAACACATGACGGCAAACAAGGGATTTCTCGGTCGACCTTTGCACGAATGCTAAGGAAAGCTCAGGAGTTAAAAATTATTGAGATCCATCACACGATTCGTGAAAACGGAGGGTATGGTGCTAGCATTTATAGTTTTCAACCGTTTAACAGGCACTTTAGGAGAGGCAATCGATGCTCCTAGCCACTACATTTTGATGTATCGATGCTCTACTCTCAAAAAATAATCCAACGAATCTAGGAGGATCTCGATGAATTACGAACAACAACTGAATGCATTTTATGATCAATTAGAGACTAAGCCGCTTAGCGCAGCTGGAATTGCAGTTTGGCATGCGTTGATGCAAGTGTACAAAAAAGCAGGGTGGAAGACGCCCTTTACAGTAGCGGTTTCAGTGGTGACAATAAAAGCTGGTATCTCCGAACGCCATTTTTACTTAGTGAGACAAGAACTAGTGGAAAAAGGCTATCTAACGTATGAAAGTAGAAAAGGGAGACAGGCGGCCATCTATTTTTTAACCGCGTTGACTGAACCTTATACACACAATACAGCAGTCAACCGTACCTACAACGCAGACAATTCTACAGCCAAGTCTACGCACATCTCCACACACAACCGTTCCCCATTAGTTAATGAACTTAATAATAAAGAACTTAATAAAGATATAAATAACAATAACAACCCATTTCGTTTTTACGAGGAAAATGGTTTCGGAATGCTTTCACCGTTTATCTCCGAATCCATCAATGCGTGGTTGATCGATCATACCTTTAGAGAGCCTGAAGCGGTTTTAATTGAAGCTATGAAAATCGCTTTAATGCAAAATGTGAGAACGTGGAATTATGTGAGGAAGGTTCTCCAAGACTGGAGTGAAAAAGGAATTCAAACCGTAGCCGACGTCCAAGCAGAGCAAGAGAGAAGGAAACTAAAAGTAGCAACCCATCACACGAAGAAAACCGGAAAACAAGCTCAAGTCCCCACTAACCGCAGCAATTCCAGCGACTATCCAAGCTATGATTTCGGATTTTAATATCGCGATGTTCTAGGGTGCCTGTCACCAATTATTTTAAGTTGTAATGGAAAGAGGAATTGACACCGGAAAATTCAGGTACTTATCTACTTCTTATCATATAATGTTGTTGTAACGGTTATAATTTTAAATTGCTGTGTGTAAAATAAGAGCTAAAAAGATGGAGTTGGGCGATATATGTCAAAGAAAATGCAGCGAAAGGTGACCAAAATTGGAAACAGTTTGGGGGTTACGTTATCAGATGCACTAAAGGCAATTGATGCGAAGGCTGGGGACAATCTGATTGTGGATGTGGTTGGCGATGAGATCCGTTTAAGAAAGAAGAGAGAAGAGGTACCAGCAAGGATTGACGCAGGATTTTTAGAGATGGTTGGCGAAGGGATGCAAGAATACGATGAAGCATTTAAAATGCTAAAGGACCGTTGATATGACACGTTATTTATCCGAGCGTGAGGTATCTATGCTAAATGTTTACCAAATAAAGACGTATTCACCAAAAGAACAAATTGGCATAAAAGATTTGACGTTGCTTGAATCTACAGTCAACTGACCAAAGCAGTCTGCCTTTGAAGAAGACGCATATCCAGAAACGTTTACAAAGGCGGCAGCTCTTTTTCAATCATTGGCTCAAAACCATGCTTTCCATAATGCTAATAAACGAACTGCCTTGCACTCTTTAGTGACTTTTTTTGAAATTGAATGGTTACAATTTAACAATGACACAGCAGAAAGCCGTTGATTTTACGGTTGATGTTGTAAACCATTATTATCACTTTGATGAGATCGTTTCATATATAAGAGAAAATAGTGCAGAAAGAGTGTAACTGATTGATGCTACGTATTAGTCCTACATTTAATTCTAAAGCCAAAGAGCATCCTTTTTAAGGTTGCTCTTTTGTTTAAGTCACAATAAAGAACTTAAATACCTTTTTGTCATTCACCAATGGACTAAACTATTGATCTATTAAGCTTTATAGAGGGCCAGACACCGGAATTCCTTGGATATGCATTCAATAAGATGCAATGGGCGATTAATTGAATATTTTATACATCTTTCCAATCTTTTGATTTTAATTTATAGTTTTAAATGGAATAGAAATTCATTAAATTAGTTGTTATATGATAAGGATTTTTGAAGGAGGTGTATGGATGCCATCTTATTGGGCTTGGCTTGTTTTATTAAGTGTTTCTTGGGTGATGGCTTTGAATCAACTACACGTATCTTCCTCGGAAATGGCTGTTCGTCTAGTCTGTAGTGCAGCTTTCTTCGGTTTCTATTTTCTTTCTTCTCTTCTAAAGAAAAATCAAATGTTCTTTTTGCTAAACATGATTGCTGCAGCGGTTTTTGTGATGATTAGTTTGTGGCCAACTTCTAGCACAAATGTAGATTTATATCTTCTACTTATTTATTCATTGCTTGTAGGGAAGGTGATCATGACCATTTCGCCTCGGTATGTAGCTGTCTACGGAATATTATTAGTCATTCTATCTTTTATTCCTTACTTTTTAGGTTACCACTCCACATCTCCTTCTTTTCTACTATTATTGGTTGTGTTGATAAGTGTAGCTTTCTATTCCTTCCTAACAATTTATAGTGATCGTGAAGCAACGCTTGTTCGGAATGAGGCTTTCCTTAGCGAGTATAGGAAAATGAAACGTCGAATAGCAAGCGATGAAAAGGCAGCGAGGCAAGAGGAAAGAACGCAGATTGCAAGAGATATACATGATTCAGTAGGGCATAAACTAACAGCATTGATGATGCAGCTTGAAGTAGCTAGACTGCAGGCAGATGAACCAACAGCTTCTAAGCTTTCTGAATTAAAAGAGTTAGCGAAAGAAAGTTTAGAGGAAACTAGAAGTGCTGTAAAGGCCTTACAGCTAGATGAGGTTGGGGGATTGCCTGCTATTATTAACCTTATCCGTAAGCTCGAAGCGGAGAATTTCTTGCGAATCCAATTTTCACTTAAGCCAGGAGTATTTTCTGCACCATTAGGTAACGAGCAAATGATTGTCATCTATAGAGCGGTTCAAGAAGCATTAACGAATATGATGAGACATAGTGAGGGGCGTGATGTAACCATTTTATTTGAAGCTCCTGCTCAAGAGGTATTTCGGTTTGAAGTGATTAATCCGCTTAAACAAGAAAAAACGTTTACTGAGGGATTTGGTTTACTCGCGATGCGAGAGCGGATTGAGAAAGTTGGTGGTAACCTTGATGTCTATCAAGCAAATCAGCAATTTATTGTACGTGGAGCGTTGCCGTTACATCAAAGGGGGGAAAAGAAGTGATACGAATCTTGTTAGTTGAAGATCAAGGGATGGTCAGGCAAGGGTTGAAAATGATGATCGAAACCGACCCTGAACTCCGTGTCGCAGGGGAAGCAGCAAATGGGCAAGAAGCCCTGACGTTATGTGAGTCCAATCATTATGATTTGATTATTATGGATATCCGGATGCCCATTATGGATGGATTAGAAGCAATGAAAATCATTCATAAGCGAAAAATAGACCAGAAAGTATTGATTCTAACGACTTTTAATGATGATGAATATGCTCTTCAAGCCTTACGTAACGGTGCGAGAGGTTATATGTTAAAAGATGCCGATGCAAAGGAGTTAATCCGAGCTATACGCAGTTGTTTAGCAGGAGGCATGTCACTTGAAGAACATGTGGCAGCAAAGGTCATGCCAAAATTAATTAAGCAATCAGAGAAATCTGATGTAGATTCTTCTATTACAACTAGAGAGTTAGCTATTATGAAGCTTGTTGGAGAAGGGCTAAGCAACAAAGAAATTGCAGAAGAGCTTTACTTATCAATTGGTACGATAAAAAATAACATCAGCAACATCCTCGACAAGTTACAATTAAGAGACAGAACGCAGCTTGCTATATACGCGATACGACATAATGTTGTTTGAAATAGTGACTCAAGTCATGGTTTCTAACATAATAAATGACTGAAGGCAGTGGGTACACTGTCTTTTTCTTTATATACTGTTCTTATAAAGTTCGGGCAAAAGGCTGAGGAGGGATGTTTCATGCTAGAAACAGAGGCACTAAAGAAAGTATTTAAAAGTAAGATTGCGGTTGATGAGGTTAGTTTATATTTAGATCAAGGGGAGTCGGTTGGACTTCTAGGACCTAATGGAGCGGGAAAGTCGACGACGATTTCGATGATTTCAACTTTAGTGAAGCCAACATCAGGAGAGGTATATTTAAAGGGGGAAAGTGTCCTTAAAGATCCTGTGCGTATGAGGAAAATATTAGGGATTGTTCCG
Above is a genomic segment from Bacillus sp. FJAT-45037 containing:
- a CDS encoding DnaD domain-containing protein, translating into MNYEQQLNAFYDQLETKPLSAAGIAVWHALMQVYKKAGWKTPFTVAVSVVTIKAGISERHFYLVRQELVEKGYLTYESRKGRQAAIYFLTALTEPYTHNTAVNRTYNADNSTAKSTHISTHNRSPLVNELNNKELNKDINNNNNPFRFYEENGFGMLSPFISESINAWLIDHTFREPEAVLIEAMKIALMQNVRTWNYVRKVLQDWSEKGIQTVADVQAEQERRKLKVATHHTKKTGKQAQVPTNRSNSSDYPSYDFGF
- a CDS encoding AbrB family transcriptional regulator, which produces MSKKMQRKVTKIGNSLGVTLSDALKAIDAKAGDNLIVDVVGDEIRLRKKREEVPARIDAGFLEMVGEGMQEYDEAFKMLKDR
- a CDS encoding sensor histidine kinase, whose amino-acid sequence is MPSYWAWLVLLSVSWVMALNQLHVSSSEMAVRLVCSAAFFGFYFLSSLLKKNQMFFLLNMIAAAVFVMISLWPTSSTNVDLYLLLIYSLLVGKVIMTISPRYVAVYGILLVILSFIPYFLGYHSTSPSFLLLLVVLISVAFYSFLTIYSDREATLVRNEAFLSEYRKMKRRIASDEKAARQEERTQIARDIHDSVGHKLTALMMQLEVARLQADEPTASKLSELKELAKESLEETRSAVKALQLDEVGGLPAIINLIRKLEAENFLRIQFSLKPGVFSAPLGNEQMIVIYRAVQEALTNMMRHSEGRDVTILFEAPAQEVFRFEVINPLKQEKTFTEGFGLLAMRERIEKVGGNLDVYQANQQFIVRGALPLHQRGEKK
- a CDS encoding response regulator — translated: MIRILLVEDQGMVRQGLKMMIETDPELRVAGEAANGQEALTLCESNHYDLIIMDIRMPIMDGLEAMKIIHKRKIDQKVLILTTFNDDEYALQALRNGARGYMLKDADAKELIRAIRSCLAGGMSLEEHVAAKVMPKLIKQSEKSDVDSSITTRELAIMKLVGEGLSNKEIAEELYLSIGTIKNNISNILDKLQLRDRTQLAIYAIRHNVV